One stretch of Brachyhypopomus gauderio isolate BG-103 chromosome 10, BGAUD_0.2, whole genome shotgun sequence DNA includes these proteins:
- the trappc13 gene encoding trafficking protein particle complex subunit 13 isoform X2, protein MDVNQAKQEHVLALKVMRLTKPTLFTNMPVTCEDRDLPGDLFGQLMREDPSTIKGAETLMLGEMLTLPQNFGNIFLGETFSSYISVHNDSSQMVKDILVKADLQTSSQRLNLSASNSAVAELRPECCIDDVIHHEVKEIGTHILVCAVSYTTQSGDKLYFRKFFKFQVLKPLDVKTKFYNAETDEVFLEAQIQNITTSPMFMEKVSLEPSMMYNVTELNTVMLTEGSESTFGKMSYLQPMDTRQYLYCLKPKPEFAEKAGVIKGVTVIGKLDIVWKTNLGERGRLQTSQLQRMAPGYGDVRLSLELIPDTVNLEEPFDITCRITNCSERTMDLVLEMCNTRSVHWCGVSGRPLGKLSPSASISIPLKLLSSVQGLQSISGLRLTDTFLKRTYEYDDIAQVCVVCPYLSLES, encoded by the exons ATGGATGTGAACCAGGCTAAACAGGAGCATGTCCTTGCTCTGAAAG TGATGAGACTGACGAAACCCACACTTTTCACTAACATGCCAGTGACCTGTGAAGACCGAGACCTTCCAG GTGATCTGTTTGGTCAGCTTATGAGGGAGGATCCATCAACTATAAAGGGTGCAGAGACCCTAATGCTTGGGGAGATGCTGACACTACCACAGAACTTTGG AAACATTTTCCTTGGTGAGACCTTCTCGAGTTACATCAGTGTACACAATGACAGCAGTCAGATGGTTAAAGACATCCTCGTAAAG GCAGATCTCCAGACCAGCTCAcagaggttaaacctgtctgcgtCAAACTCTGCAGTGGCCGAACTCAGACCAGAGTGCTGCATTGATGATGTCATTCACCATGAGGTCAAGGAAATCGGAACGCACAT CCTTGTTTGTGCAGTCAGCTACACCACTCAGTCTGGAGACAAACTATACTTCAGGAAGTTTTTCAAATTTCAG GTTCTCAAGCCTCTAGATGTGAAGACCAAATTCTACAATGCTGAG ACAGATGAGGTGTTCCTAGAGGCGCAGATTCAGAATATTACCACATCACCCATGTTTATGGAGAAAGTGTCACTGGAACCTTCCATGATGTACAATGTCACGGAACTGAACACCGTGATGTTGACAGAGGGAAG CGAGTCCACCTTTGGGAAGATGTCTTATCTGCAACCCATGGACACCCGGCAGTACCTGTACTGCCTGAAGCCTAAGCCTGAGTTTGCTGAGAAGGCAGGCGTGATTAAAGGGGTGACTGTGATAGGCAAACTGGACATTGTGTGGAAGACCAACCTGGGGGAGAGAGGGCGACTGCAGACCAGTCAGTTGCAGAGAATG GCACCTGGTTATGGAGATGTCCGGCTGTCACTTGAGCTCATTCCTGATACTGTGAACCTCGAGGAGCCTTTTGATATCACCTGCAGAATCACAAACTGCAG TGAGAGGACCATGGACCTGGTACTGGAGATGTGCAACACGCGGTCGGTGCACTGGTGCGGAGTTTCAGGCCGGCCACTGGGAAAGCTCAGTCCCAGTgcctccatctccatcccccTCAAACTCCTCTCTTCAGTCCAGGGCCTGCAG AGCATATCTGGGCTGAGGCTGACGGACACCTTTCTAAAAAGAACATATGAGTATGACGACattgcacaggtgtgtgtggtgtgtccatATCTGAGTCTGGAGAGCTGA
- the trappc13 gene encoding trafficking protein particle complex subunit 13 isoform X1, with translation MDVNQAKQEHVLALKVMRLTKPTLFTNMPVTCEDRDLPGDLFGQLMREDPSTIKGAETLMLGEMLTLPQNFGNIFLGETFSSYISVHNDSSQMVKDILVKADLQTSSQRLNLSASNSAVAELRPECCIDDVIHHEVKEIGTHILVCAVSYTTQSGDKLYFRKFFKFQVLKPLDVKTKFYNAESDLSSVTDEVFLEAQIQNITTSPMFMEKVSLEPSMMYNVTELNTVMLTEGSESTFGKMSYLQPMDTRQYLYCLKPKPEFAEKAGVIKGVTVIGKLDIVWKTNLGERGRLQTSQLQRMAPGYGDVRLSLELIPDTVNLEEPFDITCRITNCSERTMDLVLEMCNTRSVHWCGVSGRPLGKLSPSASISIPLKLLSSVQGLQSISGLRLTDTFLKRTYEYDDIAQVCVVCPYLSLES, from the exons ATGGATGTGAACCAGGCTAAACAGGAGCATGTCCTTGCTCTGAAAG TGATGAGACTGACGAAACCCACACTTTTCACTAACATGCCAGTGACCTGTGAAGACCGAGACCTTCCAG GTGATCTGTTTGGTCAGCTTATGAGGGAGGATCCATCAACTATAAAGGGTGCAGAGACCCTAATGCTTGGGGAGATGCTGACACTACCACAGAACTTTGG AAACATTTTCCTTGGTGAGACCTTCTCGAGTTACATCAGTGTACACAATGACAGCAGTCAGATGGTTAAAGACATCCTCGTAAAG GCAGATCTCCAGACCAGCTCAcagaggttaaacctgtctgcgtCAAACTCTGCAGTGGCCGAACTCAGACCAGAGTGCTGCATTGATGATGTCATTCACCATGAGGTCAAGGAAATCGGAACGCACAT CCTTGTTTGTGCAGTCAGCTACACCACTCAGTCTGGAGACAAACTATACTTCAGGAAGTTTTTCAAATTTCAG GTTCTCAAGCCTCTAGATGTGAAGACCAAATTCTACAATGCTGAG AGTGACCTCAGTTCTgtg ACAGATGAGGTGTTCCTAGAGGCGCAGATTCAGAATATTACCACATCACCCATGTTTATGGAGAAAGTGTCACTGGAACCTTCCATGATGTACAATGTCACGGAACTGAACACCGTGATGTTGACAGAGGGAAG CGAGTCCACCTTTGGGAAGATGTCTTATCTGCAACCCATGGACACCCGGCAGTACCTGTACTGCCTGAAGCCTAAGCCTGAGTTTGCTGAGAAGGCAGGCGTGATTAAAGGGGTGACTGTGATAGGCAAACTGGACATTGTGTGGAAGACCAACCTGGGGGAGAGAGGGCGACTGCAGACCAGTCAGTTGCAGAGAATG GCACCTGGTTATGGAGATGTCCGGCTGTCACTTGAGCTCATTCCTGATACTGTGAACCTCGAGGAGCCTTTTGATATCACCTGCAGAATCACAAACTGCAG TGAGAGGACCATGGACCTGGTACTGGAGATGTGCAACACGCGGTCGGTGCACTGGTGCGGAGTTTCAGGCCGGCCACTGGGAAAGCTCAGTCCCAGTgcctccatctccatcccccTCAAACTCCTCTCTTCAGTCCAGGGCCTGCAG AGCATATCTGGGCTGAGGCTGACGGACACCTTTCTAAAAAGAACATATGAGTATGACGACattgcacaggtgtgtgtggtgtgtccatATCTGAGTCTGGAGAGCTGA
- the sgtb gene encoding small glutamine-rich tetratricopeptide repeat-containing protein beta gives MAVEKRLAYSIVQFLRDQTHCVSLNSDEQESLEVAIQCLETTFKINSSDCHLAPPQTLREIFLNSLLKNDIVTPEETTQSAEGAKRAEQLKNEGNNHMKEENYGCAVECYTKAIHLDHRNAVYYCNRAAAHSKLGQHAEATADCERAIAIDPTYSKAFGRMGLALTSMNKYPEAISYFKKALVLDPQNDTYKSNLKIAEQKNKEASSPPATGLGFDMASLINNPAFISMAASVMQNQQVQQLMSGMMSNAVGGPAAGVGGLSDISSLIEAGQQFAQQIQQQNPELIEQLRNHIRSRSFSSSAEERS, from the exons ATGGCAGTGGAAAAACGCTTGGCGTATTCCATAGTGCAGTTCCTCAGAGACCAGACACACTGTGTATCATTGAATTCAGATGAACAGGAAAGCCTTGAAG TTGCCATACAGTGTTTGGAGACCACTTTTAAGATCAACTCCAGTGACTGCCACCTGGCCCCACCACAGACCCTCAGGGAGATCTTCCTGAACTCCCTCCTCAAG AACGATATTGTGACGCCTGAAGAGACTACTCAGTCTGCAGAGGGAGCGAAGAGAGCAGAGCAGCTAAAGAATGAAG GGAACAACCACATGAAGGAGGAGAACTATGGGTGTGCTGTGGAGTGCTACACAAAAGCCATCCATCTGGACCACAGAAACGCAGTCTACTACTGCAACAG GGCTGCAGCGCATAGTAAACTGGGACAGCACGCAGAGGCCACGGCTGACTGTGAACGGGCAATCGCCATCGATCCTACATACAGCAAAGCGTTCGGGCGGATGGG GTTGGCACTGACTTCCATGAACAAGTATCCAGAAGCTATTTCTTACTTCAAGAAGGCGTTGGTACTGGATCCTCAGAATGACACCTACAAATCCAACTTAAAGATCGCTGAGCAAAAAAATAAGGAAGCATCCAGTCCT CCAGCCACAGGACTGGGCTTTGATATGGCTAGTCTAATCAACAACCCTGCCTTCATTAGCATG GCTGCAAGTGTGATGCAGAACCAGCAGGTCCAGCAGCT TATGTCAGGAATGATGTCTAACGCAGTGGGCGGCCCAGCCGCTGGAGTTGGAGGCCTGTCCGACATCTCCAGCCTCATTGAAGC AGGTCAGCAGTTTGCCCAGCAGATTCAGCAGCAGAACCCGGAGCTGATCGAGCAGCTGAGGAACCACATCAGGAGCCGATCGTTCAGCAGCAGTGCTGAGGAGCGCTCTTGA